In Triticum urartu cultivar G1812 chromosome 6, Tu2.1, whole genome shotgun sequence, the following proteins share a genomic window:
- the LOC125515847 gene encoding uncharacterized protein LOC125515847 — translation MPRHLGLHGVIAAGASRHLALHHSGVIAAAVPAAAAFLAVCALALALCASHSGAGAAATERLRRALASVSRRRTDPVISIHQVQPGGVGADASPPPCVWQKGILMGGKCQLPDFSGVINYDPAGNMVAPGRPRALPALGW, via the coding sequence ATGCCGCGCCACCTCGGCCTTCACGGCGTGATCGCCGCCGGCGCATCGCGCCACCTCGCCCTGCACCACAGCGGCGTGATCGCGGCCGcggtgccggcggcggcggcgttccTGGCCGTGTGCGCGCTGGCGCTGGCGCTGTGCGCGTCGCActcgggggcgggggcggcggcgacagAGCGGCTGCGGCGCGCGCTGGCGAGCGTGAGCCGCCGGAGGACGGACCCGGTCATCAGCATCCACCAGGTGCAGCCCGGCGGCGTAGGGGCCGACGCGTCCCCGCCGCCTTGCGTCTGGCAGAAAGGGATCCTCATGGGAGGGAAGTGCCAGCTGCCGGACTTCTCCGGCGTCATCAACTACGACCCCGCCGGCAACATGGTCGCGCCCGGCCGTCCTCGGGCCTTGCCGGCGCTTGGCTGGTGA